Below is a genomic region from Elephas maximus indicus isolate mEleMax1 chromosome 22, mEleMax1 primary haplotype, whole genome shotgun sequence.
TAGGCCTACCACTGGTTCCCCCACTCAAGAGGGGCACTGGTACAGAGACCATGGTGGTTTGGTAGCAGGGCTGACAGTGGTAGGGTCCCCTGTCTGCAGGCAGTCTGAGTACTTATGATCCCATCTAGGGGGTCTGTGCTTGACCTTGTTTTTTAGCTGTGGTATTAGCTCAAGGGTTTGGCTAAGCAGATTGAGGTTCTCAGTTTTCAGACTGGGTCTATCTATATACAACCCCTCAGGAACAGGTGTCTTGCTGCCTCTGTGGCCTTTCCAGTTCCTTCTTTCATGAGGCCCTTCGCCTGCCCTCAGGTGGGGGTGGGCCTTGTCCCACCTCGAGCTCTGAGGACCATCCAGCCTGTCCCTGATTGAGAGGACAGTGGGGCACAGAGGGCAAGAGGCCTCATGAGCTGGCAGGCCCAGGACACACTGGCCCCTGGCTGTGGGGGAGGACCTGAGGTGCCAGGTCCAGGCTGTGGCAAGCAACATccgggggtggggagagagaccCACTCAGGGTAGAAGAATCTGGGCTaggtgacctcatatgtgtccttcccttctttccctgtCCCACCTCTCAAGCATCCCCTGCCGTCACAGTGCAGTGGTCCCCCTGGGGCTTGAGTCCTTCCTAGCACTGGTCTCTTGGGGTCACCCTCCAGCATATTCCCTTCCTGAGCTACTTGCCTTTTGCCAACGTGCTGACATCCCTGATCTTTGTTCTTTCAGGAGGAGACACGGAAGAAGCCCAAGATGACGATTGTGGCATCTGCCCAGCCTGGTGGCGAGCCCCTGTGCACCGTGGATGTGTGAGGGGAGATATGAAGGCACAGGGGCACCGCTTCAGTCACACACCCCTTACTAGCACCAGCCTCCAGCCTCAGTTCCCCCATGTGGTCAGTTTGTCTAAGTGCCAGATCCAGAAGGTGGCGGCTCTGGTGCATGGGCAGCGATGGCCACCCAGGACACGTGACAAGCAAGCACACTCTCTTTGAAAGTTGTTCACGGTCTGAACGGATGTGTGTTTCAGGATCAATTTGAGAGTAACATGCAGATGGAAGGTGATCTATTGTGGAGTCGCATTAGACCCCTGCTTGTATGTACTTGCTCCCAGCTGTTTTTGAACGTTTCGATGCATCTGTAGTGCGTAATGTGCACTGACAAGAAATGATACTGGAGTGACGGATGCATTGAAAAAATGGCAGCCAAGTTCTGTGGGCTGCAGCTGGTGGTGCTGGCAGCAGCCTCTGGGATGCCTATATGCCCATGGCTCCTGTGGGACCCGCCCCAGGAGCCTGGTTAGGAAGGCACGCTTGAGCACCCTATCCTTAGCTTACCTCCTGTTTTCCCTGAAAAAGTTATTGTTACAACAGAAAGGATTCTCTGACTTTTTTGATTTACAATGAACACAATTTTAGCATCAAGTAATTTTCAGAGATTGCAGGCAAAGCCTTCAGGTGTTTATCCTTTAGCTGGTATGAAATCCCACCAAGGTCACCACCTGGCTCTTTAAGCTGCTCTGCTGCTGGACTGTGTTTCATTTTCCTAATTAAGTTTTAATGCCCTAAAAACACGGCTTCTTAGACCCTGAGGTTCCCTTTGCATTTGCTGCCTCTGGCAAGTTTTTACTAACATTTTTGGCACAGTCAGATCCATCTATCCACCTGttgatttttaaagcatttatGATGTTTTAGCATTTGGAAAGAAATGTTTGCAGTGAGTAGTATGTAGATTTGGAATAATGTAGCAAATATAAACAGAATTAAGGCATTTTAGCAAATTGACTTGTCTGAAAAGTGGAAACGAGGACCTTTAGTGCAATCCATTCTTGATCTGCAAACTTGAGCTCCCCTGGGAGCTTGTCAGGTGGCCCCTCAGGACAGGTGTGGTGAGGTGGAGACGCTCCTCCCTGAGTCACGGGGGATGTGTGCGCTCGGGGGCCTGGGTTGTGTCCCCTGCAGGCAAGGTGGTAGTGACCAGCTATCAGCTCCCTGTCCTCAGCACCTATCTGGGTGCTGTGTGCTTTGGTGCACCTTTGCAGGAACCCTGGCTCAGGGCTGCATTGTCATGTTGTGAGGGTATTATCTGCCCTCCACCACGTTCCCACAGATGCTATTGATGGCATTTGTTTTCTGGAAGACAAGGCTGACTGCGTGGGCCACACACGGTGTACCTGTCTCTAATCATCTCTGTGACAAAGAGAGGTTGGCTTCTgtgttgactttttaaaaaacaaaatccccaAATCAAGTTGCTGTAATTAGACACTTGCTTTTTGTCTTGTCTCCTGTCTACAGCTCTGAATAATCATTTGACCCTGATTGTTCCCTTAAAACAGCCAGGTGAGTCCTGGTAAACCAAAGCTTTGTACACACGTTTTCCCAGAGGTGAGCTTAAAGGGGCAGCCTTCTAGAGGCTGATTCTGGCCTGGTGCTGCTACACATGTGCTGTGTCCCTGCACCTACTGTGTGGGTGTGAGCCTTGTGTTTACACACACGCCATGCTGCAGTGGCAGAGGGTGGGTAGAGCTGCTTCGGCAGCACAGCCTATTGTTTACCTCCCAGGCAGCATCTGGGCCCCAGGTGAGAGGGTGAACCCTGATCATCTGAAAGCATAAATCAAAGCTGTCCACAAGGGAATGGCTGCTGTTTCTTTCCTCGAACTGCAGGAGGTTGGGGGTTTCAGTTGGCTGCCAGAATCTCTCATGGTGCCTCTCTGGCTGGGGTGGGGCATCTGCCTGCACACAGCTGCTCCTAGCAGTAGCTGAGCAACATCCTGACAAGGCCCCTGGCCCCTTCCAAGGGTAGGGGGTGGGCTAGCATCTCTTCAGGGCTCAGGGCCAGGTTTAGATGGGAATGAGGCTTAAGAGGCAAACTTCACTGAGTCAGTTGCAGGGGACAAGCCGTGTCCATCCAAGCTGGGGTGGGCAGTTTGGCCTTTGCTTTCTATGTCAACTCGTAGTTGATGCTGGGCCATGAAATcctccatctctgccccttctcctTGGTTTGAAGCATAAAATCTGAGATTCTAATCAAAGGCAAATACACTGCAGTGACACTCCCCAGACACCTTGGGAGGATGCCACCGCCTCTTGTGCTGAGCAAGGGTGCTAAGAACACTGTCCTGGCAAAAGCTGCCAGGTCACACTTGGACTGGCACCAAGTGCCAGGACAGCTCCACACCTGCCAGGAGTGGGCCCCAGCCCCATAAATGCCTGGCAGATGAGCTGTGGTTCCCTGAGCAGGCAGGACACGTATGGGCCATCCTAAACTTGCCCCTTTGCGTCTGTGTGCCAAGTCCCTGGGCTCATCACACAAGCAGTCCTTGGTTTAGCCACTGTTTATTATGGCCCCTGAGGCCCAGCTATACAAAAAGGGATGGGTAAGTGTGGGATGGGATGAGGCCCACCATGCTTCTCTAGCCAGGGCCCTGGGGACTGAGAAATAGCAGCCAGTCCTTGTGCCTGCTGTACATCCTTGGGTATAGGCAGGGGCCACCAAGGAGCCCTTCTGCTTCTGCCCCTGTGAAGGGGTGGGCTAGTTTTGGAAGACCTGGCTTCTGCTGATCTCAGAGTTGGTAATAGGTCTATGAAGAAGGGGGGGCCCCAGGTTGCTGGAGTGTGCCATCTGGGGGCCCTGGAGATGAGGGTGGGGGCAGGACAGAAGGGTCCTGAGCCCCTGCACCGTTGGGGTATTCCACTCTCTCGAACAGGATGAGCATCTCACAGTGTGGGGTCTGCGGGAATAGGTCCACAGCCACAGCCTTGACTGGCCGAAAGGGGGTGCCTTTCACACGGTTTGAAGGGGCCCTGCAGAGGCTGTGGTAGGAAGGCGTGTCCAAGTCAGAGGCACATGGGTGTGGCCAAGGGGCTCCTCTGGGAGGGGAAGGACCCTGGCCCACCCCTGCACTGACACTTACTCCACAAAGTTGCTCATGGCTGCCCGGGGGTTACAGGAGACATACAGGAGCCGCTTCAGGTTTGCAGCTCTGCGGATGGCCAGGATCACCTTGGAATCTGGGGAAGGGCATGTGTGGGTTTGGGTCACCAAAGCCTGTGCCCCAAGGGTTCCCTCAGAGGATGGGGGGCCTGAGGGTGGGCACCAGATACTACTAACCGTCTCTTCCCTGTATACCCCTCCCCCTACCAAAACAGAGGCCACTCACGCAGGCCGGCACGAGGGGGGTCCAGGATGGCAATAAGCTGCTGGGTGGCCAGTCTGCTCACCAGGGTGGCCACAAGGTCCTCTGCCCTCCCACAGTGGAACTCGACGTTGCTCAACTCTAGAGAATGGCATGGCAGCTTTGTTGGAGGGCCCAGGACACCATGATCCCCACAGGGCCTGCCCAACTGCCTGAAGCCCCTGGCCAGAGGCAAGCCCCAGAAGAGGGGACAGGGGCACTGTAGGAAAACCCACTGGCCAAGGCCAGAACCCCAGGCCTTGCAAACACACAGTAGGTCTGCAGGAAGCTCCCCTGTTCCTGGCAAGGACCCTAAGAGCTTGCTTTTCAGGACTAGGTCTGATAGTGGATAACCAGAGCCGCTAAGGAGGCTCTGGTGGTTCTTACTGTTCATGCAGGCATTCACCCGGGCATCCTCCACAGCCTCCTGGCAGAGCTCAATCCCAACAACCTTCTTCACCTTCTGAAACAGCAAAGAGGGCCAACCCACGGCTCCCACCCAGTAGGCTTCCTGGGGCGGGGAGCAGGGACAGGTGACAGCACATGGATAggttggggtggggagggctcACCCGGGCCAGAGCCAGCCCAATGGTGCCAGTGCCACAGCACACATCCAGCACCGTGCTCTCTGCGTCCAGCTGGGCCCAGTCCTGGATGACTGTGTAGAGCACCTCAGCTGCTGGGGTATTCACCTGGAGAGTGGGCCAGTGCCACTGAGATGTCAGAGTGGCTCTATTCTTCAGGTCCGGTATGCCCCCACTAAAGCAGCCCCAGCAGCTGGCTCCAGGGCCCCCCACCAGTACCTCTCTTGACCCCCACACCCCTGGATCCACTGCCTCCTGCTTGCAGACTTCTGTGGCCCTGTCCTCAGCTCCCTCACCTGTCAGCAGTGCTGACCCTCTTCAGTTCTGGTCCTTGGCCTGCCTGGCTATCCACACTATGCTAGGCAATCTCACTTTATTTCCTGGCTTTAAAACCAACCCACCTCACTCCCTGAGTGTCAGACTCAGGCCTCAATGGACCTGCCTTCCCCACCCTGGCACATGGTACCTCCATCCTACCAGTGTCATGCTGTAGACACCCTGGCCCCACCCCAATTCACTCCTGCACTCCACATCTGGCCTTTAGCAGGGCCTGCCAGTCCTGTCTCCAAAAAAGAACTCTTGCTGCCTCACCTGCCCCCCGACCTGCTGACATggtctctctctgcttctgcccttgcccccacattcttctggcagcagagaaagaaagcctttaatGGTTTCACTCCAGCCCAGAGGCCACCAAGGCCTCCCACCCGCTCCACTTGGAGGGAACCTCCTGAAAAAGTGAGGTGTGCTACAGAGTGAGGGTTGTTCCTCACCATTCCCGTGAAAAGAGGAGATCCATCAACACATAGTCTGCCAGACTGCTACAAGAattaaaaaacccagttgccttcgagtcaactccaactcatggtgaccccatgtttgtcagagtagaactgtgctccagagttttAAGTGCCCAGTGTTTCCTGCATgtacgtcaccaggccttccaaggagcctctaggtggacttgcaCCTCCAACCTTCAAATAATCTCTTTACCTCATATCCCTTGTTCTGTGGTTCCCTTGTGTGGATGTTCTTTCCAAGATCTCTGCAAGGCTAGCCCCTTATCACCACCCTAGCCCACTCCATCCCTCTCCTGTCCTGAGACTGCATCAGGGTTCCCTCCATGTGCCCACGTGACCACAGGAACTCTGGGATACCTGGAAGAAGGCATGGGGAGAGATCTGGAAGGTCAACCCCAGCAGGTCCTCATGGATGTACCGATCCCCAGCCATGTGCTCCAATGGCAGGCCCTCCTGGCTGGGAGTCTTTCTGTGAGTGGTGGAGGGAGGTCTGTCAGCATCACCAGCCCTTGCAAGGCCCACCCTGCCCCTACCCAGGGCTCCTCACCGCTGTCCCTCCTCCACGAAGTATAGGCAGGTCACACCACTGGCCTTGCCTGGCCCCTCTGTGAAATGCTGTGCAAGGCAGGTCTTCAGCCCTGCCAGCTCCTCTTGGCTCAGCTTCTGGAGTTAATGACAGAAAAAGCCTCGTCAGACTGTGCTGCTACCCACCCAGCCTGGGAACATCCTCAGAACGTCTGGGCCCAGGAAGCCCCCGACCCGCAACAGTCACTCCATCTGGCACCTGGGGGTGGAAGTAAGCAATAGCCATGGCCTGGCCACGGCGGCTGGTGCGTACGGTGAGCTGCTTCCAGTAGCCCGTGTATGTCTCCGGGTCATACGCTGAGTATGGGGTGGACCTGTGGGAGCCAAGAGTGGCCCTGAGCCAGTGTGGAATCCCTGGTGTCTGCCTACCAGGAACAGGGAAGCAGACTACCCAGCTTATCTCCTCCAGGCACGCTAGTAACTGCCCCCGCCCCCTGGCCGGGGCAGGACCCTTACCTCACCAACCCAGTCAAAAGTCCTTACCGAATGAACTCCTGGAAGGCCCTCACCACCTGCTTGGTGGCCTCTGGGATGTGCATGGTGTCAAAGGGGGCTGCCACAGCACACGTCCCGCCCTTGTACCTGCCGAGCCGGCAGCCGACAGTGTTGTCCTCCCCATCTACCCCAACGCCAACCAGAAACTCACACTTGTTACGATACTCGGTCTGCATGCAAGGGGGTGGTGAGAGAGGAACAGAGGGAGACATGCCTGACCTCCAGCGCTTGCCAATGGCGGGGACACCACAGAGAGTGAGACCtgggcttccccacagggctGGCGGTCAGGGGACAAGACCAACACCTAGTAGTTATGTAATGAGCTCTGGGAAGAAACACAAAGCAGGCAAAGGGTGGGAGGGACAGACAAAAGCAGCTTTTTGAAGCACACAGGATGAGCCAACCTGACCTGCAGGGGTGACGGCCTGACTCCCTCCAGTGGGCAGCAGGCTTTGTTGTGCTTGTGCCTCTGTGTGAGCAGCCATGGCAACAGGGCGCGGTTGGTGCTCCCAATTTCCCTGCATGATGAAGTTGGGCTGCAGTTGGACTCAGCCTACTACCTACCACCCAGTCCTGGCCACGTTCCAAATGCCCAGGTGCCTGTGCACCTCCCTCAGAACCTCACTCTCCCCACTGGTAACACAGAAGCCTTACTGCTTCACTCTCCAAGACCATGCAGACCCCATAGCATGTCCTGTACAGTGCACCAGATGGGCTGCACGAGCAAGTGCCACGGTGTGCCCTGAGTCTGCACTCACTTGGCCAGCCGTTGCAGCACCTGCTCACACTCCAGCCGCTTCCGTTCAAGCTGCTCGGCATAGGGCACGGTCCAAAGTGGGGTCACCACATCGGCGATGTGTGTGACCGGTggctcaccctcaccctcacgcCGCCTCCTCTTGGCCATGGGGTCAGCCTTGGGCCGTGCCAGTCGCACGCTAAGCGGGCGGCCCTTCCAGAGAGCACCATGCAGCACACGCAGGGCCTTGTCCCGTTCAGCCGCACTACGGAATGTCACAAAGGCACAGGGTGGCTGACCGAAGAGCTTGGTCTTGTGGGGCTGCAGGCCAAAGCGGCCCAGGAAGCGCCGGACGTCGCTGAAGCTGGCATGGCGCGGGACATTCTGCAGCTCCAACTTGAAGATCTCCGAGGTGAACAGGTCTTCCCTGATGTAGCTGTAGAGCCCAGTCCCAGGCCTCGTAACTGCAGCTgctcctgcctcctcctcctcctggggGGCCGGGGCCATAGGGCTGCCTAGGGCACTGCTATCGTCCTGGCCGCAGCTCTCCATGGGGCCCTGTGTGAGCACAAGCAGCGGCTGAGCTGAGGGCTCGACCCTGAGGACTGACCACCCAACTCCCTACAAGTTCCCTCGTCCCACTCAGGCTTCCATGGCGCACACAACACCCAGCCCCTCATCTCCAGCCTATCTGATCCCCACCCTTAACTGCATCTccatctccttccctcccccatctcaccCGCATCCCCATCTCACCGGGTTTCCTACCCCCGCCCGGACCTCCCTTCACTTTACCTCGTTTTCATGCGTTTCACTCATCATCCGTCCGCCACCTGGACTGGGGGTCCTATGAGGGCCTCCTCGCCGACTCGTCTCCGACCTGGCTTATGGGAGGCCCTAGGAAGCGACACCGTGAGGCGGTTCTCCGTCCACCGCAGGCGGAGGAGGGACTCAAATCCTCACTGCTTAGGTCTGGGTCTCCGCCGTGGGTCTGCACCGCCCGCCCACCCGGGTGCCACCCCGGCCTGTTCCCCTCGCCGGCCTCCCTCTCCTCCGTCAGCGCGAGTCGCCGACGCAGCGCGTCTCTATCGTCCCGATTTCCGCCTACGTCATCATCACTAGCCGGCTTCGACTCTTGGCCCCCTTCGCGAGCGCGAAGGGTGCGGGCCGCAGGGCGGAAGTGAAAGCAGGGGCCGCCGGGAGTGCGCGCTCCCGGGCTGGGCATGCGCTGCGCGCGTTTTGGCGGGAAGCGCGGGGTGGGCCGGACAATAAGTGTCCGCCTCTGGCGTCAATAAAGCTGCGCTGGTTTTGAATCGCGGCGCGTTTCCCGCCGCCGGGGTCAGGGGTCGGGGTTCGGGTCGTGGGGCGGAGTGAAAAGCGGGCGGGCGGGAGGTGCCGGCGCCAGACgcggagggaaggagttacgacaAGCCGCTGAGAGGCCGCGGAGCCAGCGACGACCGAGCCAGTcgagctgccgccgccgccgccgccgcgctccCATGGCGGCCGCCAAGGTGCGGCCCGACCCGGGCGGGGTCGTGGCGGGAGGGAACTGAGGGTCCAGGGCCGCTATCGTTGGCCACGTGGGCGGCCCCGCGCTGTCGTAGCCAACCTCCGCCGGCCTGTGGCCGCGGGGCCTGGAGGGCTTGGGGCCTCCGGGGAGCGGGGTCAGTGCTGCAGGGAGCGCGGCCTAGAGGCCCGGGGCGCTCAGTGCTCGGGGGCTTGGGGAGTGCTTGCGTGACCTTGGGGCGGCCCCGGCGAGCCACAGGCGGGCCAGACGGCAGCCATCTCCCCGCGGATCGTCCCCGCTCGGAGAGTGAGGAACAGGCGCCCGATTTCTTCTGGTTTGGCCTAATTGCGGGATTCTCACCACCACGCGTCCCTCTTATGTCGCCCACACAGC
It encodes:
- the TRMT2A gene encoding tRNA (uracil-5-)-methyltransferase homolog A; the encoded protein is MMSETHENEGPMESCGQDDSSALGSPMAPAPQEEEEAGAAAVTRPGTGLYSYIREDLFTSEIFKLELQNVPRHASFSDVRRFLGRFGLQPHKTKLFGQPPCAFVTFRSAAERDKALRVLHGALWKGRPLSVRLARPKADPMAKRRRREGEGEPPVTHIADVVTPLWTVPYAEQLERKRLECEQVLQRLAKEIGSTNRALLPWLLTQRHKHNKACCPLEGVRPSPLQTEYRNKCEFLVGVGVDGEDNTVGCRLGRYKGGTCAVAAPFDTMHIPEATKQVVRAFQEFIRSTPYSAYDPETYTGYWKQLTVRTSRRGQAMAIAYFHPQKLSQEELAGLKTCLAQHFTEGPGKASGVTCLYFVEEGQRKTPSQEGLPLEHMAGDRYIHEDLLGLTFQISPHAFFQVNTPAAEVLYTVIQDWAQLDAESTVLDVCCGTGTIGLALARKVKKVVGIELCQEAVEDARVNACMNKLSNVEFHCGRAEDLVATLVSRLATQQLIAILDPPRAGLHSKVILAIRRAANLKRLLYVSCNPRAAMSNFVDLCRAPSNRVKGTPFRPVKAVAVDLFPQTPHCEMLILFERVEYPNGAGAQDPSVLPPPSSPGPPDGTLQQPGAPPSS